The following proteins are co-located in the Microplitis demolitor isolate Queensland-Clemson2020A chromosome 3, iyMicDemo2.1a, whole genome shotgun sequence genome:
- the LOC103572302 gene encoding tubulin beta chain has protein sequence MREIVHLQAGQCGNQIGAKFWEVISEEHGIDQNGIYHGDSDLQLERISVYYNEASVATSTNGGKYVPRAILLDLEPGTMDAVRSGAYGKLFRPDNYVFGQSGAGNNWAKGHYTEGAELVDSVLDVVRKECENCDCLQGFQLTHSLGGGTGSGMGTLLISKIREEYPDRIMNTYSVMPSPKVSDTVVEPYNATLSVHQLVENTDETYCIDNEALYDICFRTLKVGNPSYGDLNHLVSLTMSGVTTCLRFPGQLNADLRKLAVNMVPFPRLHFFMPGFAPLTSRSMQQYSALSVPELTQQMFDAKNMMAACDPRHGRYLTVAAVFRGRMSMKEVDEQMLSVQNKNSSYFVEWIPNNVKTAVCDIPPKGLKMSSTFIGNTTAIQELFKRISEQFSAMFRRKAFLHWYTGEGMDEMEFTEAESNMNDLVSEYQQYQEATAEEDFETEEAADDFETCEQE, from the exons TTCTGGGAAGTGATATCTGAAGAACATGGAATTGATCAAAATGGAATTTATCATGGCGACAGTGATCTTCAATTAGAAAGAATTTCCGTTTACTACAATGAAGCTTCCG tTGCGACATCAACAAATGGAGGTAAATATGTACCCCGAGCAATTTTATTGGACTTGGAACCAGGAACAATGGACGCAGTTCGTTCAGGAGCATACGGAAAACTATTCCGGCCAGACAATTACGTCTTTGGACAATCAGGAGCCGGAAATAATTGGGCCAAAGGACATTACACTGAAGGAGCCGAGTTAGTAGACTCAGTGCTTGATGTAGTTCGAAAAGAATGTGAAAACTGCGATTGTCTACAAGGTTTCCAGTTAACCCACTCCCTCGGCGGTGGAACCGGATCCGGTATGGGTACTCTTCTCATCTCAAAGATCCGTGAAGAGTATCCTGATAGAATAATGAACACTTACTCTGTAATGCCGTCGCCAAAAGTATCTGATACTGTCGTCGAGCCTTACAATGCAACTTTGTCTGTTCACCAGTTGGTTGAAAACACCGACGAGACTTATTGTATTGACAATGAAGCCCTTTATGACATTTGTTTCCGTACTTTGAAGGTTGGGAATCCTTCTTACGGTGACTTGAATCATCTTGTATCGCTTACGATGTCAGGAGTGACCACTTGCTTGAGATTCCCTGGACAATTGAACGCTGACTTGCGTAAACTTGCTGTCAATATGGTACCGTTTCCACGATTGCACTTTTTTATGCCAGGGTTCGCACCTTTGACATCCCGTTCAATGCAACAATACTCGGCACTGTCAGTTCCTGAATTAACTCAACAGATGTTTGACGCTAAAAATATGATGGCTGCTTGTGATCCTCGTCATGGAAGATATCTCACTGTTGCCGCTGTATTTCGGGGCAGAATGTCAATGAAAGAAGTTGATGAACAAATGTTAAGTGTCCAGAATAAAAATAGCTCATACTTTGTTGAATGGATACCAAATAATGTTAAGACTGCGGTCTGTGATATTCCACCTAAGGGATTGAAAATGTCGTCGACTTTCATTGGAAATACAACAGCGATCCAGGAATTGTTCAAACGAATTTCGGAACAATTTTCTGCTATGTTTAGAAGAAAAGCTTTCCTTCATTGGTACACTGGTGAGGGTATGGATGAAATGGAATTCACCGAAGCTGAATCAAATATGAATGATTTGGTGTCTGAGTACCAACAGTACCAAGAGGCCACCGCTGAAGAAGACTTTGAAACTGAAGAAGCTGCTGATGATTTCGAAACTTGCGAACAAGAGTAA
- the LOC103572311 gene encoding tubulin beta chain isoform X2, with the protein MREIVHIQVGQCGNQIGSKFWEVINNEHGIDATGEYHGDSDLQLERIDVYYNKATGGKYVPRAILVDLEPGTMDSVRSGPYGQIFRPDNFVFGQSGAGNNWAKGHYTEGGEVVDSVLEVVRKESEACDCLQGFQMTHSLGGGTGSGLGTLLISKIRDHYPDRMMATFSVVPSPKVSDTVVEPYNATLATHQLIENTDQSYCIDNEALYDICFRTLKLTSPSYADLNHLVSVTMSGVTTCFRFPGQLNADLRKLAVNMVPFPRLHFFMPGFAPLTARGSQQYKVYSVPELTMQMFDTKNIMAACNPRHGRYLTAAAIFRGRMSMKEVEEQMNNIQNKNSAYFVEWIPNNVKTAVCDIPPTGLKMSSTFIGNSTAIMELFKRLSEQFNVMFKRKAFLYWYTSEGMDEMEFEEAQSNMKDLVSEYQEYQVNQILVNQLMNCKKLQVITDFI; encoded by the exons atgcgtGAAATAGTTCATATTCAAGTAGGGCAATGCGGCAATCAAATTGGCTCAAAg ttttgggaagtaataaataatgaacacGGTATTGATGCGACAGGTGAATATCACGGAGACTCCGATTTACAATTAGAAAGAATAGATGTTTATTACAACAAAGCAACCGGTGGCAAATATGTTCCGCGAGCGATTCTCGTGGACTTGGAGCCTGGAACTATGGATTCAGTTCGTTCGGGACCGTATGGACAAATTTTCCGTCCCGATAATTTCGTGTTTGGGCAGTCAGGAGCAGGCAACAATTGGGCTAAAGGCCACTACACAGAAGGCGGCGAAGTTGTGGATTCAGTGTTAGAAGTAGTGAGGAAAGAATCCGAAGCCTGTGATTGTCTGCAGGGTTTCCAGATGACTCACTCACTTGGGGGTGGAACCGGGTCAGGTTTGGGAACGCTGCTTATTTCTAAAATACGTGACCACTATCCTGATAGAATGATGGCCACATTTTCAGTAGTACCGTCGCCAAAAGTTTCCGATACTGTTGTCGAGCCTTACAACGCAACGTTGGCTACTCATCAGTTAATTGAAAATACCGATCAGTCTTATTGTATTGACAATGAAGCGCTTTATGACATTTGTTTCCGCACATTGAAGCTCACGTCGCCCAGTTACGCTGATTTGAACCATCTCGTATCAGTAACAATGTCAGGGGTTACAACTTGTTTCAGATTTCCCGGTCAATTGAATGCCGACTTAAGAAAACTTGCTGTCAATATGGTTCCATTCCCtcgattacatttttttatgccGGGTTTCGCGCCTCTTACAGCACGTGGTAGTCAACAATACAAAGTTTACTCAGTTCCAGAATTAACAATGCAAATGTTCgacactaaaaatattatggcTGCTTGCAATCCAAGGCACGGTAGATATTTAACAGCCGCGGCTATTTTTCGGGGTAGAATGTCAATGAAAGAAGTTGAAGAGCAAATGAACAAtatacagaataaaaatagtgcGTATTTTGTTGAATGGATACCAAATAATGTTAAAACTGCAGTCTGTGATATTCCGCCTACGGGATTAAAAATGTCATCGACTTTTATTGGAAATTCAACGGCTATAATGGAATTATTTAAACGTCTTTCGGAGCAATTTAATGTTATGTTTAAAAGAAAAGCATTTTTATATTGGTATACTAGTGAAGGCATGGATGAAATGGAATTTGAAGAGGCGCAATCTAATATGAAAGATTTAGTGTCTGAGTATCAAGAGTATCAAG ttaatcaaattttagtaAACCAATTAatgaactgtaaaaaattgcaagtgattacggattttatttaa
- the LOC103572311 gene encoding tubulin beta chain isoform X1 has product MREIVHIQVGQCGNQIGSKFWEVINNEHGIDATGEYHGDSDLQLERIDVYYNKATGGKYVPRAILVDLEPGTMDSVRSGPYGQIFRPDNFVFGQSGAGNNWAKGHYTEGGEVVDSVLEVVRKESEACDCLQGFQMTHSLGGGTGSGLGTLLISKIRDHYPDRMMATFSVVPSPKVSDTVVEPYNATLATHQLIENTDQSYCIDNEALYDICFRTLKLTSPSYADLNHLVSVTMSGVTTCFRFPGQLNADLRKLAVNMVPFPRLHFFMPGFAPLTARGSQQYKVYSVPELTMQMFDTKNIMAACNPRHGRYLTAAAIFRGRMSMKEVEEQMNNIQNKNSAYFVEWIPNNVKTAVCDIPPTGLKMSSTFIGNSTAIMELFKRLSEQFNVMFKRKAFLYWYTSEGMDEMEFEEAQSNMKDLVSEYQEYQDAPIYDQLFDDQEDEISE; this is encoded by the exons atgcgtGAAATAGTTCATATTCAAGTAGGGCAATGCGGCAATCAAATTGGCTCAAAg ttttgggaagtaataaataatgaacacGGTATTGATGCGACAGGTGAATATCACGGAGACTCCGATTTACAATTAGAAAGAATAGATGTTTATTACAACAAAGCAACCGGTGGCAAATATGTTCCGCGAGCGATTCTCGTGGACTTGGAGCCTGGAACTATGGATTCAGTTCGTTCGGGACCGTATGGACAAATTTTCCGTCCCGATAATTTCGTGTTTGGGCAGTCAGGAGCAGGCAACAATTGGGCTAAAGGCCACTACACAGAAGGCGGCGAAGTTGTGGATTCAGTGTTAGAAGTAGTGAGGAAAGAATCCGAAGCCTGTGATTGTCTGCAGGGTTTCCAGATGACTCACTCACTTGGGGGTGGAACCGGGTCAGGTTTGGGAACGCTGCTTATTTCTAAAATACGTGACCACTATCCTGATAGAATGATGGCCACATTTTCAGTAGTACCGTCGCCAAAAGTTTCCGATACTGTTGTCGAGCCTTACAACGCAACGTTGGCTACTCATCAGTTAATTGAAAATACCGATCAGTCTTATTGTATTGACAATGAAGCGCTTTATGACATTTGTTTCCGCACATTGAAGCTCACGTCGCCCAGTTACGCTGATTTGAACCATCTCGTATCAGTAACAATGTCAGGGGTTACAACTTGTTTCAGATTTCCCGGTCAATTGAATGCCGACTTAAGAAAACTTGCTGTCAATATGGTTCCATTCCCtcgattacatttttttatgccGGGTTTCGCGCCTCTTACAGCACGTGGTAGTCAACAATACAAAGTTTACTCAGTTCCAGAATTAACAATGCAAATGTTCgacactaaaaatattatggcTGCTTGCAATCCAAGGCACGGTAGATATTTAACAGCCGCGGCTATTTTTCGGGGTAGAATGTCAATGAAAGAAGTTGAAGAGCAAATGAACAAtatacagaataaaaatagtgcGTATTTTGTTGAATGGATACCAAATAATGTTAAAACTGCAGTCTGTGATATTCCGCCTACGGGATTAAAAATGTCATCGACTTTTATTGGAAATTCAACGGCTATAATGGAATTATTTAAACGTCTTTCGGAGCAATTTAATGTTATGTTTAAAAGAAAAGCATTTTTATATTGGTATACTAGTGAAGGCATGGATGAAATGGAATTTGAAGAGGCGCAATCTAATATGAAAGATTTAGTGTCTGAGTATCAAGAGTATCAAGATGCTCCAATTTATGACCAATTATTTGATGATCAAGAAGATGAAATTTCGgagtaa